Proteins encoded by one window of Ignavibacteriota bacterium:
- a CDS encoding VOC family protein — translation MTTNQLLRMDNVGIVVESLDNAVSFFEELGLKLEGRAMIEGEWAGRITGLGTQQVEIAMMVTPDGHSRIELSRFITPSISEDHRNAPVNALGYLRVMFTVSDITETLARLKKHGAELIGEVVNYKDIYLLCYLRGPEGIIIALAEKIEK, via the coding sequence ATGACTACAAATCAATTATTGCGGATGGACAATGTCGGAATTGTGGTAGAATCCCTCGACAACGCGGTTTCATTTTTTGAAGAACTTGGACTAAAGCTTGAAGGTCGAGCTATGATAGAAGGAGAATGGGCAGGTCGCATTACGGGACTTGGAACTCAGCAAGTTGAAATTGCCATGATGGTTACACCCGACGGACACAGCCGGATTGAACTTTCCAGATTCATTACTCCGTCAATCTCGGAAGATCATAGAAACGCGCCGGTTAACGCGCTTGGCTATCTGCGTGTTATGTTCACCGTTTCAGATATAACAGAAACTCTTGCGCGACTTAAAAAACATGGAGCGGAGCTTATCGGCGAAGTTGTGAACTATAAAGATATTTATTTGCTCTGTTATCTTCGCGGTCCGGAAGGAATCATTATCGCGCTTGCCGAAAAGATTGAGAAGTAG
- a CDS encoding VOC family protein: MAQINPHINFNGNAEEAFNFYKSVFGGEFTKIIRFKDIPELGNAVTENEANKLMHIALPIGQNTLIANDVPEFMGKVNENENRSKISVSTESREEADKIFNGLSAGGIVEVPMSEAPWSSYFGMFRDKFGIEWIVEFNPNK; this comes from the coding sequence ATGGCACAAATCAATCCGCACATTAATTTCAACGGAAACGCCGAAGAAGCTTTCAATTTTTACAAATCTGTTTTTGGCGGTGAATTTACAAAGATCATTCGTTTCAAGGATATTCCCGAACTTGGAAACGCGGTAACAGAAAATGAAGCGAATAAGCTAATGCATATTGCTTTGCCAATAGGTCAAAACACATTAATTGCTAATGATGTGCCGGAATTTATGGGCAAAGTGAATGAAAATGAAAACAGATCAAAAATTTCAGTAAGCACAGAAAGTCGTGAAGAAGCGGACAAAATATTTAACGGACTTTCAGCCGGCGGAATTGTTGAAGTGCCTATGAGTGAAGCGCCATGGAGTTCATATTTCGGAATGTTTAGAGACAAATTCGGTATTGAGTGGATAGTGGAATTTAATCCGAATAAATAA
- a CDS encoding family 78 glycoside hydrolase catalytic domain gives MKKNFKYVLIFLVLITNNQKFGQTSCSDSFISRPSDKLIDEKPEAYWIWDNSEISEDYHLLVRKVFTLNDKPVKASVYISAYSFADVYINGKLLDRCPVNCDPEFQVYENYEISEYLSSGTNIISAHVYNYGIGLHHRLKGRGGFFFQGKIELENAAEKVILSDKSWKVFHPSAWENTGKLRSGNGEKRPNLIGFNERFNSNLMPDNWLITDFNDSNWENAYEIGIPPINPWNSIVSVKRPPLARIEITPIKHWRTKNADVFDFGKEITGHPKFEIKSKYSGVCLEIGTGERLESDSTVNSTKRINFTDEYITKIGVQNWSPSTWRGFRYFSIQRNDSVEIIKVSAISKNYDFREEGSFECSDSLLNKIWDIGRNSVKLCSQDTYMDTPWREQTQYIAGDSRYLQNYSFYSFGCSSNFLAKYNLLSGAESQRWSNEGAIRTRYPTDWLLGVNSSTYLFDYEIEWIIMLGEYYNYFGDKDFIKQVYPNMLKLLDYIEKFVEPEHGLIKDAPGWIVLDHPDTYPMDQKEEITGLNCLYYKALLQSAFLSKSVLNNENNYRKFTSKAEEIKSNVNKWLWDPNKKLYKDSFGSNKYSQQTQVYALLYGLVEDSLKTDLVNYIVQCGRNSEQSFAYYVLKSVFDYNPVWAVNYIREYWGAQIQSPLFNGAWHEAWNVDVWTSDQGSTSHAWSSGPTALLPQKVLGAEPLENGWKYFKIQPNTADLSWAKGIVPTPNGKLNIEWKNLPDELLLDLTIPENSEAIVIIPSTNKTIKINGADFLDLNINNSFDQIENKVKFKLTSGSYKIISNN, from the coding sequence TTGAAAAAGAATTTTAAATATGTTTTAATTTTTCTGGTTCTAATAACTAACAATCAAAAATTTGGACAAACATCCTGCAGCGATTCTTTTATTTCAAGACCTTCAGATAAGCTGATTGATGAAAAACCTGAAGCTTATTGGATTTGGGATAACAGTGAAATTTCAGAAGATTATCATTTACTTGTAAGGAAAGTTTTTACTCTTAATGACAAACCGGTCAAAGCTTCAGTTTATATTTCTGCTTATTCATTTGCTGATGTATATATAAACGGAAAACTTTTGGATAGATGTCCGGTTAATTGTGATCCCGAATTTCAAGTTTATGAAAATTATGAAATTTCAGAATATTTAAGCAGCGGAACAAATATTATTAGCGCTCATGTTTACAATTATGGAATTGGGCTCCATCACAGATTAAAAGGACGCGGCGGGTTTTTCTTTCAAGGGAAAATTGAATTAGAGAATGCGGCGGAAAAAGTTATTTTATCAGACAAAAGCTGGAAAGTTTTTCATCCATCCGCATGGGAAAATACGGGCAAGCTGAGATCCGGTAATGGTGAAAAGAGACCTAACTTAATTGGATTTAATGAAAGGTTTAATTCTAATTTAATGCCGGATAATTGGTTAATAACTGATTTTAATGATTCCAATTGGGAGAACGCTTACGAAATTGGAATTCCTCCAATCAATCCATGGAACAGTATTGTTTCGGTTAAAAGACCTCCGCTTGCTAGAATAGAAATCACTCCAATTAAACATTGGCGTACAAAGAACGCGGATGTTTTTGATTTCGGAAAAGAAATTACAGGTCATCCAAAATTTGAAATCAAATCAAAATATTCCGGTGTTTGTTTAGAAATTGGAACCGGTGAAAGATTGGAATCTGATAGCACAGTTAATTCAACTAAGAGAATAAATTTTACCGATGAATATATAACAAAAATCGGAGTGCAAAATTGGTCGCCCTCTACGTGGCGGGGATTCAGATACTTTTCAATTCAAAGAAATGATAGTGTAGAAATAATTAAAGTCTCGGCAATAAGTAAAAATTATGATTTCCGCGAGGAAGGCAGCTTTGAATGTTCAGATTCATTATTAAATAAAATTTGGGATATCGGAAGAAACTCGGTAAAATTATGTTCGCAGGATACTTACATGGATACTCCATGGCGTGAGCAGACACAATACATCGCGGGTGATTCTCGATATTTACAAAATTATTCTTTTTATTCATTTGGATGCAGCTCAAACTTTTTAGCAAAATATAATTTACTTTCCGGCGCCGAATCACAAAGATGGAGTAATGAAGGAGCGATTCGAACAAGATATCCAACCGACTGGCTTCTTGGTGTAAATTCTTCGACTTACCTTTTTGATTATGAAATTGAATGGATAATTATGCTCGGTGAATATTACAATTATTTTGGCGATAAAGATTTTATAAAACAAGTATATCCAAATATGCTTAAACTTTTAGATTATATTGAAAAATTTGTAGAACCCGAACACGGTTTAATTAAAGACGCTCCGGGCTGGATAGTTTTAGATCATCCCGATACATATCCGATGGATCAAAAAGAAGAAATAACCGGATTGAACTGCCTTTATTATAAGGCTTTGCTGCAAAGCGCGTTTTTATCAAAGTCGGTTCTTAATAACGAAAATAATTACAGAAAATTTACATCTAAGGCGGAAGAAATTAAAAGCAATGTAAACAAATGGCTTTGGGATCCAAATAAAAAATTATATAAAGACAGTTTTGGAAGTAATAAATACAGCCAGCAGACACAAGTCTACGCGCTGCTTTACGGCTTGGTTGAAGATTCTCTAAAAACAGATCTAGTTAATTATATTGTTCAATGCGGAAGAAACAGCGAACAATCTTTTGCGTATTACGTTTTAAAATCCGTTTTTGATTACAATCCGGTATGGGCGGTTAATTATATCAGAGAATATTGGGGCGCGCAAATTCAATCTCCATTATTTAACGGAGCTTGGCATGAAGCGTGGAATGTGGATGTTTGGACAAGCGATCAAGGATCAACGTCACACGCATGGTCATCGGGACCAACGGCTTTACTTCCTCAAAAAGTTCTTGGAGCGGAACCATTAGAAAACGGATGGAAATATTTTAAGATACAGCCCAATACTGCGGATCTATCGTGGGCTAAAGGCATTGTGCCTACTCCAAACGGTAAATTAAATATAGAGTGGAAGAATTTGCCGGATGAATTATTATTGGATTTAACAATACCGGAAAATTCCGAAGCAATAGTAATTATTCCATCGACAAATAAAACTATCAAGATTAATGGCGCTGACTTTTTGGATTTGAATATAAATAATTCTTTTGATCAAATAGAAAATAAAGTAAAATTCAAATTGACTTCGGGAAGTTATAAAATAATTTCCAACAATTAA
- a CDS encoding DUF4395 domain-containing protein, whose product MTNKSNLIDVNQLKFNQISIITFLLLGFILNLEILVYFTALIMIIGSIIPKFAVFKQIYKNIVLKNKLIKPNIIEDSQAPHNFAQLLGGIVLAIAGILFLLNISAIGWIFVWVVILLAFINVAFNFCMGCFIYYQLHRLKVGGLNKQTQKV is encoded by the coding sequence ATGACTAACAAAAGTAATTTAATAGATGTAAACCAATTGAAGTTTAACCAAATATCAATTATTACGTTTTTGCTGTTGGGATTTATCTTAAATCTGGAAATATTGGTTTACTTTACCGCGCTAATAATGATCATCGGCTCAATAATACCGAAATTTGCGGTGTTTAAACAAATCTATAAAAATATTGTTTTGAAGAACAAATTGATAAAACCTAATATCATTGAAGATTCTCAGGCGCCTCATAACTTTGCACAATTATTAGGCGGAATTGTTCTGGCAATAGCGGGCATTTTATTTTTGCTTAACATTTCCGCAATAGGCTGGATTTTTGTCTGGGTTGTAATTTTATTGGCGTTTATAAATGTCGCGTTTAATTTTTGCATGGGCTGCTTTATTTATTATCAGCTTCACAGACTTAAAGTTGGCGGCTTGAATAAACAAACGCAAAAGGTATAA
- a CDS encoding DNA-binding transcriptional regulator has product MAKLKKVILLLESSRAFGRDLLFGIGKYSRINGPWSFYWEPRGLKSSIPHLSKWKADGIIMRNSLIKKELLDLKLPTILALHDTNRPANMPAICTNSESISRLAANHLIDIGLKNFAFCGYDDIEWSNDRKYYFKKIIEEAGFNIFLYNQVTHVKQISWQQEQINMRKWIQSLPKPIGIMACNDDRGQQVLEVCKSLSINVPEEIAVTGVDNDALICDLSDTPLTSVCLNTEQAGYAAAEQLDHMMNEKQKNFNDIIVLGTHIVQRQSTNILAVNDKEVAEAIKFIRNNAKNKIQIKDVVKQTCLGKRSLENRFKKTLHRTINQEIRRVRTEMIKQMLLETNLSISEITSMFDFTSIEHIARYFRKENGQSLIQFRKISQKV; this is encoded by the coding sequence ATGGCCAAATTAAAAAAAGTTATTTTATTATTGGAATCATCACGAGCTTTCGGCAGAGATTTACTTTTTGGCATAGGGAAATATTCAAGAATTAACGGGCCTTGGTCATTTTATTGGGAACCGCGCGGATTGAAATCATCCATACCGCATTTATCCAAATGGAAAGCTGATGGAATTATAATGCGAAATTCTTTAATTAAAAAAGAATTATTGGATTTGAAGTTACCTACTATTTTGGCACTTCACGATACAAACAGACCCGCAAATATGCCAGCAATTTGTACAAACTCAGAATCTATTTCAAGACTAGCTGCCAATCATTTAATTGATATTGGATTGAAGAATTTTGCGTTTTGCGGTTATGATGATATAGAATGGTCGAATGACAGAAAATATTATTTTAAAAAGATAATTGAAGAAGCCGGATTTAATATATTTTTATACAACCAGGTTACGCATGTAAAACAAATTTCATGGCAGCAAGAACAGATTAATATGAGAAAATGGATTCAAAGTCTGCCTAAGCCGATTGGGATAATGGCGTGCAATGACGATAGAGGGCAGCAAGTATTGGAAGTATGCAAATCGCTTAGTATTAATGTACCGGAAGAAATTGCAGTAACTGGCGTAGATAACGACGCGCTTATTTGTGATTTATCGGATACTCCGTTAACCAGTGTATGTTTAAATACAGAACAAGCTGGTTATGCGGCAGCAGAACAACTTGATCATATGATGAATGAAAAACAAAAAAATTTCAACGACATTATTGTACTAGGAACTCACATTGTGCAAAGACAATCGACGAATATCCTTGCCGTTAATGATAAAGAAGTTGCCGAAGCAATAAAATTTATAAGAAATAACGCGAAGAACAAAATTCAAATTAAAGACGTAGTTAAACAAACGTGTTTGGGCAAACGTAGTTTGGAAAACAGATTTAAAAAGACGCTGCACAGAACAATCAATCAGGAAATTAGAAGAGTAAGAACCGAAATGATAAAACAAATGCTTCTCGAAACGAATTTATCAATTTCGGAAATCACTTCCATGTTCGACTTCACGAGCATAGAACACATCGCCAGATATTTCAGAAAAGAGAATGGACAAAGTTTAATCCAATTCAGAAAAATTTCACAAAAAGTATAA
- a CDS encoding thioredoxin family protein, with amino-acid sequence MEQILFRIIISITVFLLLYSVWKYFNYNLKTKSQQNLSNFNTLEIFSGLPTILYFWSPECKQCKLQELYINESISKLENSGGKVNFRKVNALLENEFAEKFNIITVPTTIVLSPNGQITSRNHGLVNSTKIFEQF; translated from the coding sequence ATGGAACAAATTCTTTTTAGGATTATTATCTCAATTACAGTATTTCTTTTATTATACTCAGTTTGGAAATATTTCAATTATAATCTTAAAACTAAATCGCAGCAAAATTTATCAAATTTTAATACTTTGGAAATTTTTAGCGGACTGCCTACAATATTATATTTTTGGTCACCTGAATGTAAGCAATGTAAATTGCAGGAACTTTACATTAATGAATCAATTTCAAAATTGGAAAACAGCGGAGGTAAAGTAAATTTTCGCAAAGTCAACGCGTTATTGGAAAACGAATTTGCGGAAAAATTTAATATAATTACTGTTCCAACAACAATTGTTTTAAGTCCAAATGGACAAATTACTTCACGTAATCATGGATTAGTGAATTCAACAAAAATATTTGAACAGTTCTAA
- a CDS encoding galactose mutarotase, protein MKIIFIIIIALTLVSCNQTEKVNSENQTLFGKLADGNEVNLFVLKNTSGAEVKIIEFGAVVTSLKIPDRSGKIEDIVLGYDKLEDYVNGTSYFGAIVGRYGNRIGKGKFVLDGKEYQLSVNDGENHLHGGKVGFNKVLWKGESVKSELGESVKLTYKSKDGEEGYPGNADITVTYTLTENIELIIDYSAITDKPTIMNPTHHSYFNLSGNFQNTILDNELMIDADYFTPVDNGLITTGELAEVKNTPMDFTKPEKIGKRINDKFEQLSFGKGYDHNWVINNYTGQVKMIANLYDSTSGRFMEILTDQPGLQFYSGNFLNGTSVGKNGEKYNYRTGLCLEAQVYPDSPNKANFPNARLNPNETYKQKTIYKFSIK, encoded by the coding sequence ATGAAAATCATATTCATTATTATTATAGCGTTGACTCTTGTCTCATGCAATCAAACGGAAAAAGTAAACTCAGAAAATCAAACATTATTTGGCAAACTTGCGGATGGAAATGAAGTGAATTTATTTGTGCTGAAAAATACAAGCGGAGCCGAAGTAAAAATAATAGAATTCGGCGCCGTTGTAACGTCGTTGAAAATTCCCGATCGTTCAGGGAAAATAGAAGATATTGTTTTAGGTTATGACAAACTTGAAGACTATGTAAATGGTACTTCTTATTTTGGCGCAATAGTTGGGAGATATGGTAATAGAATTGGCAAAGGAAAATTTGTTCTTGACGGAAAAGAATATCAGTTAAGCGTGAATGACGGAGAAAATCATCTTCATGGCGGAAAAGTTGGATTTAATAAAGTATTGTGGAAAGGCGAAAGTGTTAAAAGTGAATTGGGTGAATCAGTTAAGTTAACATATAAAAGTAAAGACGGCGAAGAAGGATATCCTGGAAACGCGGATATAACGGTAACATATACCTTGACAGAAAATATTGAATTGATAATTGATTATTCCGCGATAACAGATAAACCTACAATTATGAATCCGACGCACCATTCTTATTTCAATTTAAGCGGCAATTTTCAAAATACGATTCTTGATAATGAACTGATGATCGACGCTGATTATTTTACACCGGTTGATAATGGACTGATCACTACTGGCGAGTTGGCGGAAGTAAAAAACACTCCAATGGATTTTACAAAACCTGAAAAGATCGGTAAAAGAATAAATGATAAATTTGAACAGCTTTCATTTGGAAAAGGATATGATCACAACTGGGTAATAAATAATTATACGGGACAAGTAAAAATGATAGCAAACTTGTATGATTCTACTTCCGGAAGATTTATGGAAATATTGACAGATCAGCCGGGGCTGCAATTTTATTCGGGTAATTTTTTAAATGGAACTTCGGTCGGCAAAAACGGAGAAAAATATAATTACAGAACGGGTTTATGCCTTGAGGCTCAAGTCTATCCTGATTCGCCGAATAAAGCGAATTTCCCAAACGCTCGGCTGAATCCGAATGAAACATATAAGCAAAAAACAATTTATAAATTTTCAATAAAGTAA
- a CDS encoding PLP-dependent transferase has protein sequence MKLKTNTVHAGVDKDKAYNSIITPIYQTSTFKFEDIGTTKGFDYTRSGNPTRTALEENIASLENGTLARVTNTGMSAITTVMHFLKSGDHIICTNDCYGGTERLLRLYKELFNIEVSYVNMNSQNEVKDSFRKNTKIVWVETPSNPLLNIYDIEKLSQLAHENNSLVVVDNTFLSPVNQRPLDLGADIVIHSTTKYLNGHSDVVGGAIVVKNAALAERLSYLVNALGQGEAPFDSWLVLRGIKTLVPRMKAHEQNANEIATFLSSHKKVKKVNYPGLQNHQQHELAKKQQFGFGGMMSFEVNGNINEVNHVLKSTKIFSLAESLGGIESLICHPATMTHASMDAELKKKVGINDNLIRLSIGIEDVDDLIADLEYALNF, from the coding sequence ATGAAACTTAAGACAAATACCGTACACGCCGGGGTTGACAAAGATAAAGCATATAACAGTATAATAACTCCAATTTATCAAACATCAACATTCAAATTTGAAGATATAGGAACAACAAAAGGTTTTGATTATACTCGCAGCGGAAACCCGACAAGAACAGCTTTAGAGGAAAATATCGCGTCACTTGAAAACGGAACTTTGGCAAGAGTTACAAATACCGGAATGTCAGCAATAACAACAGTAATGCATTTCCTTAAATCAGGTGACCATATAATTTGTACAAATGATTGTTACGGCGGAACGGAAAGATTGTTAAGACTTTACAAAGAGCTTTTCAATATTGAAGTAAGCTACGTAAATATGAATAGTCAAAATGAGGTTAAAGATTCATTTAGAAAAAACACCAAAATTGTTTGGGTTGAAACGCCAAGCAATCCGTTGCTGAATATTTATGATATAGAAAAACTTTCTCAATTGGCACATGAAAACAACTCTTTGGTTGTAGTAGATAATACTTTTCTTTCTCCGGTAAATCAAAGACCATTGGATTTGGGAGCGGATATTGTAATTCATTCTACAACAAAATATTTGAACGGACACAGCGATGTTGTAGGCGGAGCGATTGTTGTAAAAAATGCCGCATTGGCGGAGCGATTGAGTTATCTGGTAAATGCTTTGGGACAGGGTGAAGCTCCGTTTGATTCTTGGCTGGTTTTAAGAGGAATTAAAACGCTTGTTCCGCGAATGAAAGCACATGAACAAAACGCAAATGAAATTGCTACTTTTTTATCTTCACATAAAAAAGTAAAAAAGGTGAATTACCCCGGTTTGCAAAATCATCAGCAGCATGAACTTGCGAAAAAACAGCAATTTGGCTTCGGCGGAATGATGTCATTTGAAGTGAATGGAAATATTAATGAAGTGAATCACGTTTTAAAATCAACGAAAATATTTTCACTCGCGGAATCACTCGGCGGAATTGAATCGCTTATTTGTCATCCCGCAACAATGACTCATGCGTCTATGGATGCGGAGTTAAAGAAAAAAGTTGGAATAAATGATAATCTAATTAGACTTTCAATAGGAATTGAAGATGTTGATGATTTAATTGCAGATTTAGAATACGCGCTGAATTTCTGA
- a CDS encoding lysoplasmalogenase has translation MNLRPYPFSYIAKIIPIIAILGLAYNNLIGKKKSLIITALIFSAIGDIILDLNGKGFFIFGLISFAIAHCFYILAFFAKQQLHKIQLVFALLFILYGITAAIILIPYLGKMLIPVIIYLIIITSMAVSVALGKNNYLAILGAFLFVLSDSLIAFNMFYIKIPHSSFWILGTYFPAQFLLTYGSYKK, from the coding sequence TTGAATTTAAGACCGTATCCTTTTTCTTATATCGCAAAAATAATTCCAATTATTGCAATATTAGGTTTAGCTTATAATAATCTCATCGGCAAAAAAAAATCGCTTATAATTACTGCATTAATCTTTTCCGCGATAGGCGACATAATTCTTGATTTAAATGGTAAAGGATTTTTTATATTCGGACTAATATCATTCGCAATTGCACATTGTTTTTATATATTGGCATTTTTTGCAAAACAGCAATTGCATAAAATTCAATTGGTATTTGCTTTGCTGTTTATTTTATATGGAATAACCGCGGCAATTATTTTAATACCGTATTTGGGTAAAATGCTTATTCCCGTTATCATATATTTAATTATAATTACATCAATGGCAGTTTCTGTTGCTTTAGGGAAAAATAATTATTTGGCAATTCTAGGCGCGTTTCTTTTTGTTCTATCAGATTCGCTAATTGCATTTAATATGTTTTACATAAAAATTCCTCATTCAAGTTTTTGGATTTTGGGCACATATTTTCCCGCTCAGTTTTTATTGACATACGGTTCATATAAAAAATAA
- a CDS encoding nucleoside hydrolase: MLSRKKIPIIFDSDMGPDYDDVGAIAILHSYADSGYVNILAICASTKYEGVAGVMNVFNTYFGRPGILIGVPKGNASIQKDPQKWTDFILANYPHSIKNNNEVNDAVSVYRKALASQANNSVTIVTVGFLTNLAGLLNSQADEYSPLSGLDLIKDKVAKLVCMAGQFPNGKEFNLFTDSEAAKIVFENWPSEIIFNGFEIGVNIKSGLPLIKNKKLIIVL; encoded by the coding sequence TTGCTCAGCAGAAAAAAAATACCCATCATTTTTGATAGTGATATGGGTCCCGATTATGATGATGTCGGAGCAATTGCAATACTCCATTCATATGCTGACAGTGGATATGTAAATATTCTTGCGATTTGTGCAAGTACAAAATACGAAGGCGTTGCGGGAGTTATGAATGTTTTCAATACATATTTTGGAAGACCCGGCATATTAATCGGAGTTCCAAAAGGAAATGCGTCGATTCAAAAGGATCCGCAGAAATGGACGGACTTTATTCTTGCAAATTATCCGCATTCTATTAAAAATAATAATGAAGTAAATGACGCGGTTTCGGTTTATAGAAAAGCTCTTGCTTCGCAGGCAAACAATAGCGTAACGATAGTTACAGTCGGTTTTCTAACAAATCTTGCCGGTTTACTTAATTCACAAGCAGATGAATATTCTCCGCTTTCAGGTTTGGATTTAATAAAGGATAAAGTTGCAAAATTAGTATGTATGGCGGGCCAATTTCCAAACGGAAAAGAATTTAATTTATTTACAGATTCTGAGGCGGCGAAAATTGTTTTTGAAAATTGGCCTTCTGAAATAATTTTCAACGGGTTTGAAATAGGTGTGAATATTAAATCTGGTCTTCCATTAATTAAGAATAAAAAATTAATCATAGTCCTATAA